A genomic window from Megalobrama amblycephala isolate DHTTF-2021 linkage group LG2, ASM1881202v1, whole genome shotgun sequence includes:
- the si:ch73-63e15.2 gene encoding protein strawberry notch homolog 2 isoform X1 has product MPSLSIPPAMDGHSFSHSDGPQLDAGAFVLPPPMSHVFANNPWSFPHQTYSLPCPVQSENQQHLLNGQSDMHTDLFPNGPSDFDFDFPGLDLSRNGDLFQDLDDLQIFSPTTDSLSVYTNSDIIRTDMAPNVPTIWDIKTSASVQEVSSNRFQGLNSLDDITAIINTPPIGGYQRPQTQPEEEEEVEVEEAEELGHVDTYADYRPSKSKIGISHPDRVVETNTLSSVPPPDITYTLSIPETTINGGLLSALQLEAIIYACQQHEVILQNNQRAGFLIGDGAGVGKGRTVAGIILENFLKGRKKALWFSVSNDLKYDAERDLQDINAPNIQVHALNKIKYGDTATSEGVLFATYSALIGESQAGGQHRTRLKQILDWCEPGFDGVIIFDECHKAKNATSTKMGKAVLDLQNKLPLARVVYASATGASEPKNMIYMSRLGIWGEGTPFRTFDDFLHTIEKRGVGAMEIVAMDMKVSGMYIARQLSFSGVSFRIEEISLDDDFKLVYNKAANLWAEALAVFMQAADELCMSSRKSLWGQFWSSHQRFFKYLCIAAKVRCLVELAKKELEAGKCVVIGLQSTGEARTREVLDENDGRLDRFVSAAEGVFQSLVLKHFPSEKQRREKGAGNKRKRKPRGRQPKQPRHCTDVAGVINISDDSSTESDAMDSDSNSSPDSVQDNSDDVIFVDQTSYQMARLEEMKQGLLNKIAVLGKELPLNTLDELIDKFGGPEKVSEMTGRKGRVVRRPDGTVQYESRAEQGHTIDQINIKEKDRFMNGEKLVAIISEAASSGISLQADRRVKNQRRRVHMTLELPWSADRAIQQFGRTHRSNQVTAPEYIFLISELAGERRFASIVAKRLESLGALTHGDRRATESRDLSKYNFENKYGTKALDKITKAILGQIESKVPPPKDYPGGDFMFFRDMKHGMKDVGMLCTQSRLGINTEKDCNITKFLNRILGLEVHKQNSLFQYFTDNFDYLIEKDKKEGKYDMGILDLAPGNDQIYEETQEKFLTAGNPQDGQVIMYKISVDRGMPWLEALQKVQTLSNPDEGFYLSHKLRGNYPCVLLAVQGREHNMIIYKPNIGKQAQMESLDKLQQKYHKVTPEEAQDSWENQFTFSFKKCSHANWNGRCKKIEEGQECLMGTRLRQYHMLCGALLRVWKRVSDVVADITNSSILQIVRLKTKDSNKQVGIKIPETCVLKVRQELLRMDAEVKQRRREKEQQALEQRQAEERQRLMVQHQQQEFLSNLFTQSLPAPSLPSLPAPYISFSSFPSLKNPLEEILDLTVNSSSPSSQVSTQTGLGIDNLTGPPEPSVDDFNLEAFIQEHQQQQPQQESQSTQQSSPARDTDLLDMLLSLNSFMTTPSQNVPASSSLDAPLSVPMVLSSSFSSSLSQFTPTLTPSSTSSSSSSSFSLPPTDQNMLPLPNSHCSSEAIINVREVLNSMLQSGTEPRQSVIQYQQPE; this is encoded by the exons GTGAGTTCTAACAGGTTTCAAGGTTTAAACTCTTTGGATGACATCACTGCTATCATTAATACACCACCCATAGGAGGTTATCAG AGACCCCAAACACAGccagaagaggaagaggaagttgAGGTGGAGGAGGCAGAAGAGCTGGGTCATGTTGACACCTATGCAGACTACAGACCCTCTAAAT CCAAGATAGGAATATCCCACCCAGACCGAGTGGTCGAAACCAACACTTTATCCAGCGTCCCTCCTCCAGATATCACCTACACCCTGTCCATCCCAGAGACCACCATAAATGGCGGCCTGCTATCTGCTTTGCAGCTGGAGGCCATCATCTATGCCTGCCAG CAACATGAAGTGATTCTGCAGAACAACCAGCGGGCCGGCTTCCTCATCGGGGACGGCGCCGGAGTGGGCAAAGGCCGCACAGTGGCTGGCATCATTTTAGAAAACTTTTTAAAGGGAAGGAAGAAAGCACTATG GTTCAGCGTCTCCAATGACCTGAAATATGACGCAGAGAGAGATCTCCAAGACATCAATGCACCCAATATACAAGTGCATGCCTTGAATAAG ATAAAGTATGGAGACACAGCTACCTCAGAAGGGGTCCTGTTTGCGACCTATTCAGCACTGATTGGGGAGAGTCAGGCAGGCGGCCAACACCGTACGCGTCTGAAGCAGATCCTAGACTGGTGTGAGCCGGGTTTTGATGGAGTT ATTATATTTGATGAATGTCACAAAGCCAAAAATGCAACGTCCACAAAGATGGGCAAGGCCGTGCTGGATCTGCAGAACAAGTTACCGTTGGCCAGAGTGGTGTACGCCAGTGCCACAG GTGCCTCAGAGCCAAAGAACATGATCTACATGAGCCGTCTGGGAATCTGGGGAGAGGGAACCCCCTTCAGAACGTTTGACGACTTCCTCCACACCATTGAGAAGAG GGGCGTGGGGGCCATGGAGATCGTTGCAATGGATATGAAGGTCAGCGGAATGTACATTGCACGCCAACTCAGCTTCTCAGGAGTCTCTTTCCGCATAGAAGAGATCAGCTTGGATGATGATTTCAAACTTGTGTACAACAAAGCTGCTAATCTT TGGGCAGAAGCTTTGGCCGTGTTCATGCAAGCTGCTGACGAGCTCTGCATGAGCTCCAGGAAGTCCCTCTGGGGTCAGTTTTGGTCATCCCACCAGCGTTTCTTTAAATACCTCTGCATCGCCGCCAAGGTGCGCTGCCTGGTGGAACTGGCCAAAAAGGAGTTGGAAGCAGGGAAG TGTGTTGTGATAGGGCTGCAGTCAACAGGTGAGGCTCGAACCAGAGAAGTCCTCGACGAAAACGACGGACGCTTGGACAGATTTGTGTCTGCTGCCGA GGGTGTGTTTCAGTCTCTAGTCCTCAAACACTTTCCGTCAGAGAAGCAGAGGAGAGAAAAAGGAGCGGGGAACAAGAGGAAAC GTAAGCCACGTGGCCGACAGCCAAAGCAACCCCGACATTGCACTGATGTAGCTGGAGTTATCAACATCAGCGATGACAGCAGCACCGAGTCTGACGCCATGGACAGCGATTCCAATTCCTCACCTGACTCGGTCCAAGACAACAGTGATGATGTCATCTTTGTCGATCAAACTAGCTATCAAATGG CACGCTTAGAGGAGATGAAACAAGGGCTTCTCAACAAGATCGCTGTGCTAGGAAAAGAACTACCTCTCAACACACTGGATGAGCTCATTGATAAATTTGGAGGTCCAGAAAAAGTATCAGAG ATGACAGGACGTAAAGGCCGAGTGGTGCGTCGTCCTGACGGCACTGTCCAATACGAGTCCCGCGCTGAGCAGGGCCACACCATCGACCAAATCAACATCAAAGAGAAAGATCGCTTCATGAATGGAGAGAAG CTGGTAGCCATCATATCAGAAGCAGCCAGTTCAGGGATCTCACTTCAGGCTGATAGAAGGGTGAAGAATCAGCGTCGAAGGGTTCACATGACCCTGGAGCTGCCTTGGAGTGCGGACAGGGCCATCCAGCAGTTTG GTCGCACTCATCGTTCCAACCAGGTCACGGCTCCAGAGTATATCTTCCTTATCTCTGAACTGGCAGGCGAGCGACGATTTGCATCCATTGTGGCAAAGAGGCTGGAGAGCCTG GGCGCTCTTACTCATGGTGACAGGAGGGCTACAGAGTCTAGAGACTTGAGCAAATACAACTTTGAAAATAAA TATGGCACCAAAGCTCTAGATAAGATTACCAAAGCCATCCTTGGTCAGATCGAAAGCAAGGTACCCCCTCCAAAGGACTATCCTGGTGGTGACTTCATGTTCTTCAGAG ACATGAAGCACGGTATGAAGGACGTAGGCATGCTGTGCACTCAATCACGACTGGGCATCAACACTGAAAAAG ACTGCAATATCACCAAGTTCCTCAACCGGATTCTAGGCCTGGAGGTGCACAAACAGAACTCCCTCTTCCAGTATTTCACGGACAATTTTGACTACTTGATTGAAAAGGACAAGAAAGAGGGCAAATACGATATGGGGATACTGG ATCTAGCTCCAGGCAATGATCAGATCTACGAGGAGACACAGGAGAAGTTTCTGACTGCAGGAAACCCTCAAGATGGTCAAGTTATCATGTATAAG ATAAGTGTAGATCGAGGTATGCCATGGTTAGAGGCTCTCCAGAAGGTCCAAACTCTCAGCAACCCAGATGAAGGCTTCTACTTATCTCATAAA TTAAGAGGTAACTACCCATGCGTGCTGCTAGCTGTGCAGGGCCGGGAGCACAACATGATCATCTACAAACCAAACATTGGCAAGCAGGCCCAAATGGAAAGCCTTGATAAACTCCAACAAAAATACCACAAG GTCACACCAGAGGAGGCACAGGATAGCTGGGAAAACCAGTTCACTTTCTCCTTCAAGAAATGTAGCCATGCTAACTG GAACGGGAGATGCAAGAAAATAGAGGAGGGTCAGGAGTGCTTAATGGGAACACGGTTGCGTCAGTACCACATGTTGTGCGGTGCTCTACTCCGTGTGTGGAAACGAGTATCTGATGTGGTTGCTGATATCACCAACTCCAGCATTCTGCAAATTGTCCGCCTTAAGACCAAAGACAGCAACAAACAAGTTG GTATAAAAATCCCAGAGACTTGCGTGTTAAAGGTGCGTCAGGAGTTGCTAAGGATGGATGCCGAGGTGAAGCAGCGACGCAGAGAGAAGGAGCAGCAAGCGCTAGAGCAGCGTCAGGCTGAGGAGCGTCAGAGGCTGATGGTGCAGCATCAGCAACAAGAGTTCTTGTCAAATTTATTCACCCAGTCTTTGCCAGCTCCCAGCCTGCCCAGCTTACCCGCCCCTTACATCTCCTTCTCCTCATTTCCTTCCCTAAAAAACCCCTTGGAGGAAATCCTGGATCTGACAGTTAACAGTTCCTCTCCCTCCTCCCAAGTTAGCACTCAAACTGGCCTGGGTATAGACAACCTCACCGGGCCTCCCGAACCTTCGGTGGATGACTTTAACCTTGAAGCCTTTATTCAAGAGCATCAGCAGCAACAACCACAACAGGAGAGCCAGTCCACACAGCAAAGCAGTCCAGCACGGGACACCGACCTGCTAGACATGTTACTGTCCTTGAACTCATTTATGACAACTCCTAGCCAAAATGTCCCTGCCTCTTCCTCTTTAGATGCACCTTTGTCAGTACCTATGGTCTTGTCAAGTTCCTTCTCTTCTTCATTGTCCCAATTCACTCCAACGCTCACACCGTCCTCGACTTCTTCCTCGTCgtcttcctctttctctctcccccCTACAGACCAGAACATGCTCCCGTTACCGAACAGCCACTGCAGCTCTGAAGCCATTATAAACGTACGGGAAGTTTTGAACAGCATGCTGCAAAGTGGAACAGAGCCACGCCAGTCCGTCATTCAGTACCAACAACCCGAGTGA